A window of Campylobacter lari subsp. lari contains these coding sequences:
- the recR gene encoding recombination mediator RecR, translating to MNLKGLEKFNELVSAFSALPTIGKKSALRLAYHVCIKDPLLGSKLAYHIEESIRMIKKCTQCGALSENELCEVCSNIERNHNIICIVQDSKDVLVLEDSGSYDGLYFVLDDISEENIIKLRSMIEHNKTTEIFFAFTQGLNSDAIVFFVEEKLKDLNLSFSQIAQGIPSGVSLENVDFISLHKAINHRTRLD from the coding sequence ATTAATTTGAAAGGCTTGGAAAAATTTAACGAGCTAGTATCTGCCTTTTCTGCTTTGCCTACCATAGGGAAAAAGTCTGCCTTAAGACTTGCATACCATGTTTGTATAAAAGATCCTTTACTAGGCTCTAAGCTTGCTTATCATATTGAAGAATCAATTAGAATGATAAAAAAATGCACACAATGTGGCGCTTTAAGTGAAAATGAATTATGTGAAGTTTGTTCTAATATAGAAAGAAATCATAACATTATTTGTATAGTTCAAGATTCTAAAGATGTCTTGGTTTTAGAAGATAGTGGAAGTTATGATGGGCTTTATTTTGTACTTGATGATATAAGTGAAGAAAATATTATAAAATTAAGAAGTATGATTGAGCATAATAAAACCACAGAAATATTTTTTGCCTTCACGCAAGGTTTAAATTCTGATGCTATTGTTTTTTTTGTAGAAGAAAAATTAAAAGATTTAAATTTGAGTTTTTCTCAAATAGCTCAAGGTATTCCAAGTGGTGTTAGCTTGGAAAATGTTGATTTTATATCTTTGCATAAAGCTATAAATCATAGAACTAGGCTTGATTGA
- a CDS encoding serine hydroxymethyltransferase, with translation MLENFDKEIFDLTQKELARQCDGLEMIASENFTIPEVMEVMGSILTNKYAEGYPGKRYYGGCEFVDEIETIAIERCKKLFNCNFANVQPNSGSQANQGVYMALLNPGDRILGMDLSHGGHLTHGSKVSSSGKVYESFFYGVELDGRINYDKVREIAKEIKPKLIVCGASAYPRVIDFAKFREIADEVGAYLFADIAHIAGLVVAGEHPSPFPYAHVVSSTTHKTLRGPRGGIIMCNDEEIAKKINSAIFPGIQGGPLMHVIAAKAVGFKYNLSDEWKIYAKQIIKNTATLAQVLIDRKYDLVSGGTDNHLILLSFLNKEFSGKDADLALERAGITANKNTVPGETRSPFVTSGLRLGTAALTARGFKEEQIAIVANYIADILDDIQNTKLQEEIKVKLKDLASNFIIYERALF, from the coding sequence ATGTTGGAAAATTTTGATAAAGAAATTTTTGATTTAACCCAAAAAGAGTTAGCAAGACAATGTGATGGTCTTGAGATGATAGCAAGTGAAAATTTTACCATACCAGAAGTTATGGAGGTAATGGGTAGTATTTTAACAAATAAATATGCAGAAGGTTATCCTGGTAAAAGATATTATGGCGGATGTGAATTTGTAGATGAGATTGAAACGATTGCTATAGAAAGATGCAAAAAACTTTTTAATTGTAATTTTGCTAATGTGCAACCTAATTCAGGCTCGCAAGCAAATCAAGGTGTGTATATGGCATTGTTAAATCCAGGTGATAGAATTTTGGGTATGGATTTAAGCCATGGAGGACACTTGACTCATGGTTCTAAAGTAAGTTCTTCTGGAAAGGTTTATGAAAGCTTTTTTTATGGAGTTGAGCTTGATGGAAGAATTAATTATGATAAAGTTAGAGAGATAGCAAAAGAGATTAAACCAAAACTTATTGTTTGTGGTGCTAGTGCTTATCCTAGAGTGATTGATTTTGCTAAATTTAGAGAAATAGCAGATGAGGTTGGTGCGTATTTGTTTGCTGATATTGCACATATTGCAGGCTTGGTTGTAGCAGGTGAGCATCCTAGTCCATTCCCTTATGCTCATGTTGTAAGTTCTACTACACATAAAACTTTAAGAGGTCCAAGGGGTGGGATTATTATGTGTAATGATGAAGAAATTGCTAAAAAGATAAATTCAGCAATTTTTCCAGGCATTCAAGGTGGTCCATTAATGCATGTAATTGCTGCTAAGGCTGTTGGATTTAAATATAATTTAAGTGATGAGTGGAAAATTTATGCCAAGCAGATCATCAAAAATACTGCTACTTTGGCACAAGTTTTAATAGATAGAAAATATGATTTAGTCAGTGGTGGTACTGATAATCATTTGATTTTATTAAGCTTTTTAAATAAAGAATTTAGTGGCAAAGATGCAGATTTAGCACTAGAAAGAGCAGGTATTACAGCTAATAAAAATACTGTTCCAGGTGAAACTAGAAGTCCTTTTGTAACGAGTGGTTTAAGACTTGGAACAGCAGCTTTAACAGCAAGAGGTTTTAAAGAAGAACAAATTGCTATTGTTGCAAATTATATAGCTGATATTTTAGATGATATACAAAATACAAAATTACAAGAGGAAATTAAGGTTAAACTGAAGGATTTAGCAAGTAATTTTATTATTTATGAAAGGGCTTTATTTTGA
- the dnaJ gene encoding molecular chaperone DnaJ encodes MELNYYEILEISQTSDKETIKKAYRKMALKYHPDRNQGDKEAEEKFKLVNEAYEVLSNDEKRSIYDRYGKEGLKGQAGGFGGFGDVDLGDIFSSFFGDGFGFGSSTRKKEKGNKYPQDLKITTKISFKEAVFGCKKKIDFSYKSFCKSCKGSGSENGKLDTCPHCGGKGQVGVRQGFMTFVQSCDHCKGSGQIIKDKCKTCHGNGYEEIKDHIELDIPEGIDSGMSLRVQNKANELPNSSQRGDLYIKIIVEDDDKFIRHDDDIYTIVPVFFTQAALGKTIKVSTIRGEADLKLPVGAKDKQKFELTNEGVKNIHNGKLGSHIVQIEIKFPKNLTDEQKNLLLQLEKSFGLADEEAFIEQESLFDKIKSWFSH; translated from the coding sequence GTGGAACTTAATTATTATGAAATACTAGAAATTTCCCAAACTTCAGATAAAGAAACCATAAAAAAAGCATACAGAAAGATGGCTTTAAAATATCATCCCGATAGAAATCAAGGAGATAAAGAAGCAGAAGAAAAATTTAAGCTTGTAAATGAAGCTTATGAGGTGCTTAGCAATGATGAAAAAAGAAGTATATATGATAGATACGGAAAAGAAGGGCTTAAAGGTCAAGCCGGTGGTTTTGGTGGTTTTGGAGATGTTGATTTAGGGGATATATTCTCGAGCTTTTTTGGAGATGGATTTGGTTTTGGCAGCTCAACGCGTAAAAAAGAAAAAGGAAATAAATATCCTCAAGATTTAAAAATAACAACAAAAATTAGCTTTAAAGAAGCTGTTTTTGGTTGCAAAAAAAAGATTGATTTTAGCTATAAAAGTTTTTGTAAATCATGCAAAGGAAGTGGCTCAGAAAATGGAAAATTAGATACTTGTCCTCATTGCGGAGGAAAAGGGCAAGTTGGTGTTAGACAAGGCTTTATGACCTTTGTACAAAGCTGTGATCACTGCAAAGGTAGTGGTCAGATTATAAAAGATAAATGTAAAACATGTCATGGTAATGGCTATGAGGAAATCAAAGATCACATAGAACTTGATATACCAGAAGGTATAGATAGCGGCATGAGTCTTAGAGTACAAAATAAAGCAAATGAGCTTCCAAATTCTTCTCAAAGGGGTGATTTATATATCAAAATCATCGTAGAAGATGATGATAAATTTATCAGACACGATGATGATATCTATACCATAGTGCCTGTATTTTTTACCCAAGCTGCTCTTGGAAAAACTATTAAAGTATCCACTATAAGAGGAGAGGCTGATCTTAAACTTCCAGTCGGTGCAAAAGATAAGCAAAAATTTGAATTAACCAATGAAGGTGTTAAAAATATTCACAATGGAAAATTAGGCTCACATATTGTACAAATTGAAATAAAATTTCCAAAAAATCTTACTGATGAACAAAAAAATCTACTATTGCAACTTGAGAAAAGTTTTGGCTTGGCAGATGAAGAAGCCTTTATAGAACAAGAAAGCTTGTTTGATAAAATCAAATCTTGGTTTAGTCACTGA
- a CDS encoding SPOR domain-containing protein, which yields MEENNKNEFDDIILQKSNKSEKLKKILLRSIILIIVFLVVMIVMKLINDPGEEKTLQMPSEPQEQAAYENNFNSLPITDSAKEEDEFEALARKLKEESSLNDTNTTIEEKQEAPSNSVLDQITTIESKEEPAKAEEKQEGIKPIEKSIEKPTQKPSEKPKNNIIEQQKAPEQSNTNELFESIKTPDVQTQLPSGAYIQVFSLNSLDPKSKELNILKENGYDYKIYKTTVNGKELTKVLVGPYKESELKTELEKVRSKIAKGAFTFRVK from the coding sequence ATGGAAGAAAACAATAAAAACGAATTTGATGATATTATTTTGCAAAAAAGCAATAAAAGTGAAAAACTTAAAAAAATTTTACTTAGATCGATTATTTTAATCATTGTATTTTTAGTTGTTATGATAGTAATGAAGTTAATTAATGACCCAGGCGAAGAAAAAACATTGCAAATGCCATCAGAACCACAAGAACAAGCTGCTTATGAAAATAATTTTAATTCTTTGCCTATTACAGATAGTGCTAAAGAAGAGGATGAATTTGAAGCTTTAGCTAGAAAATTAAAAGAGGAGAGCTCTTTAAATGATACAAATACTACCATAGAAGAAAAGCAAGAAGCTCCAAGCAATAGTGTTTTAGATCAAATTACTACAATAGAGTCAAAAGAAGAGCCAGCTAAGGCGGAAGAAAAACAAGAAGGGATTAAACCTATAGAAAAATCTATAGAAAAACCGACTCAAAAACCTTCTGAAAAGCCAAAAAATAATATAATTGAGCAGCAAAAAGCTCCAGAACAAAGCAATACAAATGAATTGTTTGAAAGTATCAAAACACCAGATGTTCAAACACAACTTCCTTCAGGTGCTTATATTCAAGTTTTTTCTTTAAATAGTTTAGATCCTAAATCAAAAGAATTAAATATACTTAAAGAAAATGGATATGATTATAAAATTTATAAGACAACAGTAAATGGCAAAGAGCTAACGAAGGTTTTAGTTGGACCTTATAAAGAGAGTGAGTTAAAGACTGAATTAGAAAAAGTACGCTCTAAAATCGCAAAAGGTGCTTTTACATTTAGAGTAAAATGA
- a CDS encoding ArsS family sensor histidine kinase, translating to MKVTINLKITVLFATAFLFVCALFVLLGKIQIDSYLTNEQGRQKEIVEKIIYNLERKEGFSIHEYLLSKSFKLVENERSAKYIIAKGEKVFRINSLYGSFSSIIYHNQIFFYVERLNTKHLYELNASTRLEYLFLLSFFFSLILIVFLYFSVLRSLMPLKILKKKIKNISAGKIEPLSEYSQINDEISEISFEFDHAINKIQELVKSRQFFLRMIMHELKTPIGKGRIVCEMLDNQKQKDRLVAIFERLELLIDEFGKIEKVLSRNCQLNLQTYHLSLILEQAEDYLMRDDFYQKVKISYKEDTMIVADLELFSLMLKNLIDNAIKYSDDKACEIICSGDYIIVRNKGMQLKKTFDYYLKPFVREQNTQVEGMGLGLYIINNICNLHGYNLTYSYEDGYHTFKIVFSRLN from the coding sequence ATGAAAGTAACTATTAATCTTAAAATCACTGTTCTTTTTGCAACAGCTTTTTTATTTGTTTGTGCTTTGTTTGTGCTTTTAGGAAAGATTCAGATTGATTCTTATTTAACTAACGAGCAAGGAAGACAAAAAGAAATTGTAGAAAAAATAATATATAATCTAGAAAGAAAAGAAGGTTTTTCAATACATGAGTATCTTCTTTCTAAGTCTTTTAAGTTGGTTGAAAATGAGCGCAGTGCAAAATATATCATTGCAAAAGGTGAAAAAGTATTTAGGATTAATTCTTTATATGGAAGTTTTTCTTCTATTATTTATCATAATCAAATTTTTTTCTATGTAGAAAGGTTGAATACAAAACATCTTTATGAATTAAATGCTTCTACGCGTTTAGAATATTTATTTTTATTAAGTTTCTTTTTTAGTTTAATTTTGATTGTATTTTTGTATTTTTCAGTATTAAGATCTTTAATGCCTCTAAAAATTCTAAAAAAGAAAATCAAAAATATTAGCGCAGGTAAAATTGAACCTTTATCTGAATACTCTCAGATTAATGATGAAATTTCAGAAATATCTTTTGAATTTGATCATGCTATTAATAAAATTCAAGAACTTGTAAAATCAAGACAGTTTTTTTTAAGAATGATTATGCATGAACTTAAAACACCTATTGGTAAAGGTAGAATAGTTTGTGAAATGCTAGATAATCAAAAGCAAAAAGATCGCCTAGTGGCGATTTTTGAAAGACTTGAATTGTTGATTGATGAATTTGGGAAAATTGAAAAAGTCTTATCGAGAAATTGTCAACTTAATTTGCAAACCTATCATTTGAGTTTGATTTTAGAGCAAGCCGAAGATTATTTAATGAGGGATGATTTTTATCAAAAAGTAAAAATCTCCTACAAAGAAGATACTATGATAGTTGCTGATCTAGAACTCTTTTCTTTGATGCTTAAAAATTTAATTGATAATGCTATTAAGTATTCAGATGATAAAGCGTGTGAGATTATATGCTCTGGGGATTATATAATTGTTAGAAACAAAGGGATGCAGCTTAAAAAAACTTTTGATTATTATTTAAAACCTTTTGTGAGAGAACAAAATACTCAAGTAGAGGGAATGGGGCTAGGACTTTATATTATTAATAATATTTGCAATCTTCACGGTTATAATTTAACTTACAGCTATGAAGATGGCTATCATACTTTTAAAATTGTTTTTTCAAGGTTAAATTAA
- a CDS encoding response regulator transcription factor, which yields MINVLMIEDDPDFAEFLAEYLAQFNIKVTNYEDPYLGMSAGIKNYDCLILDLTLPGLDGLEVCREIREKYSIPIIISSARSDLSDKIVGLQIGADDYLPKPYDPKEMHARIMSLIRRSKRTNETPEKIINSAFKIDEKRHEISYNDEVLVLTPAEYEILSYMIRQHGFSVSREQLVYHCKSLKDKDSKSLDVIIGRLRTKIGDSSKAPKHIFSVRGIGYKLIG from the coding sequence ATGATTAATGTTTTAATGATCGAAGATGATCCAGATTTTGCAGAGTTTTTGGCAGAATATTTGGCCCAGTTTAATATAAAAGTTACTAATTATGAAGATCCATATTTGGGAATGAGTGCTGGTATAAAAAACTATGATTGTTTAATTCTTGATTTAACTTTACCTGGACTTGATGGTCTTGAAGTTTGTCGTGAAATAAGAGAAAAATATAGTATTCCTATTATTATTTCTTCAGCTAGAAGTGATTTGAGTGATAAAATTGTAGGGCTTCAAATAGGCGCAGATGATTACTTGCCAAAGCCATATGATCCAAAAGAAATGCATGCAAGAATCATGAGTTTGATTCGTCGTTCTAAACGAACCAATGAAACTCCTGAAAAAATAATCAATTCGGCATTTAAAATTGATGAAAAAAGACATGAGATAAGTTATAATGATGAGGTTTTGGTTTTAACTCCTGCTGAGTATGAAATTTTAAGCTATATGATAAGACAACATGGTTTTTCAGTTAGCAGAGAACAACTTGTATATCATTGCAAAAGCTTAAAGGATAAAGATTCTAAAAGCTTAGATGTTATTATTGGCAGACTTAGAACTAAAATTGGTGATAGCTCAAAAGCACCAAAACATATTTTTTCAGTTAGAGGAATAGGGTATAAATTAATAGGATGA
- a CDS encoding shikimate dehydrogenase, giving the protein MKTFAVIGDPIMHSKSPRMHNNALQALKEEAVYTRYHLKDKTKLKEIVQKLDGVNITIPFKEVACEIADFKDESVMRIGSANTLLNKDNKIYAYNTDYLGFLKAIEDFSFVKSALVLGAGGTAKALAYALKSINIEVTVANRSSVRFENLTSYPCFLYNQLDLSKKFDLIINTTSAGLNDEKLPCQEEILKSIFQHAKYAFDVIYGKNTPFLKLARENGLKIKDGAQMLLWQGVFALELFLECQKKEEIFKAMEMALKLPQ; this is encoded by the coding sequence ATGAAAACTTTTGCAGTTATAGGTGATCCTATTATGCATTCTAAATCTCCAAGAATGCATAATAATGCCTTGCAAGCTCTCAAAGAAGAAGCAGTTTATACAAGATATCATCTAAAAGATAAAACAAAATTAAAAGAAATTGTTCAAAAGTTAGATGGTGTTAATATCACCATACCTTTTAAAGAAGTAGCTTGCGAAATAGCTGATTTTAAAGACGAAAGTGTTATGCGTATAGGCTCTGCTAATACTTTATTAAATAAAGATAATAAAATTTATGCTTATAATACAGATTATTTGGGATTTTTAAAAGCAATTGAAGATTTTTCTTTTGTTAAAAGTGCTTTAGTTTTAGGTGCTGGAGGTACAGCTAAAGCTTTAGCATATGCTTTAAAATCTATAAATATTGAAGTTACGGTAGCAAATCGTTCTAGCGTTAGATTTGAAAATTTAACCAGCTATCCATGTTTTTTATATAATCAACTTGATTTAAGTAAAAAATTTGATTTGATAATTAATACAACTAGCGCAGGTTTAAATGATGAGAAACTACCTTGTCAAGAAGAGATTTTAAAAAGTATTTTTCAACATGCCAAATATGCTTTTGATGTGATTTATGGTAAAAATACACCTTTCTTAAAATTAGCAAGAGAAAATGGCTTAAAAATAAAAGATGGCGCACAAATGCTTTTATGGCAAGGTGTTTTTGCTCTTGAGCTATTTTTAGAATGTCAAAAAAAAGAAGAAATTTTTAAAGCCATGGAGATGGCTTTAAAACTCCCTCAGTGA
- a CDS encoding DUF1882 domain-containing protein: protein MITTMDLALIKMVTSHYYIKRDTIVNKYEYKGRIFFDKFEKVNAPLTASVIQEHMEKKIIVAHSLINSFDKVENIVFDYNGFNAERFWHRAQLVLREEGFINFTAYRTRTNNHLHLYIHKGHTTFNEACSLGSKLSLLFSQKMPVEWKVFPSMDIPREFNILTLPYEVYQKERGASWSKHM, encoded by the coding sequence TTGATTACAACAATGGATTTAGCTTTAATTAAAATGGTTACAAGCCATTATTATATAAAGCGTGACACTATAGTAAATAAATATGAATATAAAGGTAGAATTTTCTTTGATAAATTTGAAAAAGTTAATGCTCCATTAACTGCTAGTGTTATACAAGAGCATATGGAAAAAAAGATAATCGTGGCGCATTCTTTAATCAATAGTTTTGATAAGGTTGAAAATATTGTATTTGATTATAATGGTTTTAATGCAGAGCGTTTTTGGCATAGAGCGCAGCTTGTTTTAAGAGAAGAAGGCTTTATTAATTTTACTGCTTATAGAACAAGAACTAATAATCATTTACATTTGTACATCCATAAAGGGCATACAACCTTTAATGAAGCTTGTTCTTTGGGCTCAAAATTATCTTTGCTCTTTTCTCAAAAAATGCCAGTGGAATGGAAGGTTTTTCCTAGTATGGATATACCTAGAGAATTTAATATATTAACCTTGCCTTATGAAGTATATCAAAAAGAACGCGGTGCTTCTTGGTCTAAACATATGTAA